The Kiritimatiellaceae bacterium genome contains a region encoding:
- a CDS encoding hydrogenase, producing the protein MIENLIPWMVAFPLLAGVVLLFISSDILRRYAVYAATAVVMAGSVLLAWKSNQNTMGLDGSAHNISFVMLAVEALIASFLIRITAKSKNWLALGLLLTQFLLVAGFEIHELLKPVPVTESVAAVSPWILCDQLSVIMVLVIGIIGGLICIYAPAYMTEFHKQHPEFRDRRPMFFATFFIFLGAMFGIVFSNSLNWLYFFWEITTLSSFLLIGYKETAESKTNAMRALTMNLMGGLGFALAIVLLGNNGIGTLLGLRDQGHASQMIVIAAGLLAFAGITKAAQFPFAGWLRGAMVAPTPVSALLHSSTMVKAGVYLVLRLAPNLEGTKVGLAVALVGAVTFVAGSLVAICTSDAKKILAYSTVSNLGLIVLCGGIGTKEAVWAGILLIIFHAVAKALLFLCVGVVENKIHSRDVEDMAGLVLRMPKIAVMIEIGIAGMFLAPFGMLISKWAVLKAIVDAHPLLSIFIVFGSSATLFFWVKWLGKLLQITGSMEKKEKGISGGKWVALGSLAGLTILTCMSFPLISNQFIEPYIGGGFKAADSVLGHSNLIVMGLMLAMVSMFPLSFFNYNRKVKVVDAYLAGANVESTDGQARFQGSAGIIRDMSMHNYYIGQLLGEERVFKAGFWISIATLVALAGTFLMPIGLPQEIIHTIAPHTLPFKEVMIRLGAYLVLAPLIGGLLAGIDRKLTARMQGRRGPPIRQAFYDVAKLWGKESIVVRRSQNFYVLFFFLFVVFTGALFFCGSDLLLVIFSLTLAGIFLVLAAYKASSPYSFIGAERELIQMVAYEPMVLMAAVGMYMTSGSFRVDDIFANPVNPLKLILIFAGFLYILEIKFRKSPFDLSTSHHAHQELVKGITTEFSGKMLALIEIAHWYENVVLFAWVGLFFAFNLWVAAAAMVLVFFFMIFVDNTFARLKWQLAIKSAWTVTLVLAVANLILLALWK; encoded by the coding sequence ATGATTGAAAACCTGATTCCATGGATGGTGGCTTTTCCGTTGTTGGCAGGTGTCGTCCTGCTGTTCATTTCCAGCGATATCCTGCGGCGCTACGCCGTCTATGCCGCCACGGCCGTCGTCATGGCCGGATCGGTTCTTCTCGCCTGGAAGTCTAATCAGAACACGATGGGTCTGGACGGGTCTGCGCACAATATCAGTTTTGTCATGCTCGCCGTTGAGGCGCTGATTGCCAGCTTCCTGATCCGGATCACGGCGAAATCCAAAAACTGGCTGGCTCTTGGGTTGCTCCTGACGCAGTTCCTGCTGGTGGCAGGTTTTGAAATTCACGAACTGCTCAAGCCGGTACCGGTGACTGAATCGGTCGCCGCCGTTTCGCCGTGGATTCTCTGCGACCAGCTTTCCGTGATCATGGTTCTGGTGATCGGCATTATCGGCGGTTTGATCTGCATCTATGCACCCGCCTATATGACAGAGTTCCACAAACAGCATCCGGAATTCCGCGACCGCCGCCCGATGTTCTTCGCCACGTTCTTCATCTTCCTCGGCGCCATGTTCGGTATCGTTTTTTCCAACAGCCTGAACTGGCTCTATTTCTTCTGGGAAATCACCACGCTAAGTTCGTTCCTGCTGATCGGCTACAAAGAGACAGCCGAGTCCAAGACCAACGCCATGCGCGCCCTGACGATGAACCTGATGGGCGGTCTTGGTTTTGCGCTGGCGATTGTCCTGCTGGGCAACAACGGAATCGGAACTCTGCTCGGACTGAGAGATCAGGGCCACGCTTCACAGATGATTGTTATCGCTGCCGGCCTGCTCGCTTTCGCCGGTATCACCAAGGCGGCTCAGTTTCCGTTCGCCGGATGGTTGCGCGGTGCGATGGTGGCGCCGACACCGGTTTCCGCGCTGCTGCATTCCAGCACGATGGTGAAGGCGGGCGTTTATCTGGTTCTCCGTCTTGCGCCGAATCTGGAGGGAACGAAAGTTGGACTGGCTGTTGCGCTGGTCGGCGCGGTCACGTTTGTCGCCGGTTCGCTCGTTGCCATTTGTACAAGCGACGCCAAGAAGATCCTGGCCTATTCGACGGTTTCCAACCTCGGACTGATTGTTCTTTGCGGCGGTATCGGCACCAAAGAAGCGGTCTGGGCCGGCATCCTGTTGATCATTTTTCATGCCGTGGCCAAAGCGCTTCTCTTCCTCTGTGTCGGCGTGGTCGAAAACAAGATACACAGCCGCGATGTCGAGGATATGGCCGGACTGGTTCTGCGCATGCCGAAAATCGCGGTGATGATCGAGATCGGTATTGCCGGCATGTTTCTCGCCCCGTTCGGTATGCTGATCAGTAAATGGGCCGTTCTCAAAGCGATTGTTGACGCGCATCCGCTTCTCTCGATCTTCATTGTCTTCGGCAGTTCGGCCACGCTTTTCTTCTGGGTCAAGTGGCTGGGCAAGCTGCTGCAGATTACCGGTTCGATGGAAAAGAAAGAAAAAGGCATCAGCGGCGGAAAATGGGTTGCTCTGGGTTCTCTGGCGGGTTTAACCATTCTCACCTGCATGAGCTTCCCGCTGATCTCCAACCAGTTCATTGAGCCGTATATCGGCGGCGGCTTCAAGGCGGCGGACAGCGTTTTGGGGCACAGCAATCTGATTGTCATGGGACTGATGCTGGCGATGGTGTCGATGTTTCCGCTCAGTTTTTTCAACTACAACCGCAAAGTGAAGGTGGTTGATGCCTATCTCGCCGGTGCCAACGTTGAATCAACCGACGGTCAGGCCCGCTTTCAGGGGTCGGCCGGCATCATCCGCGACATGTCGATGCACAACTATTACATCGGCCAGCTGCTTGGCGAAGAGCGGGTTTTCAAGGCCGGTTTCTGGATTTCGATCGCAACACTGGTCGCGCTGGCCGGAACCTTCCTGATGCCGATCGGCCTGCCGCAGGAAATTATCCACACCATTGCTCCGCATACGCTTCCGTTCAAGGAAGTGATGATCCGTCTGGGAGCTTATCTGGTGCTGGCGCCGCTCATTGGCGGCTTGCTGGCCGGTATCGACCGCAAGCTGACGGCCCGCATGCAAGGTCGTCGCGGTCCGCCGATCCGGCAGGCCTTCTACGATGTCGCCAAACTGTGGGGCAAGGAAAGTATCGTGGTCCGCCGTTCGCAGAACTTCTATGTTCTGTTCTTCTTCCTCTTTGTTGTTTTCACTGGCGCGCTGTTCTTCTGCGGTTCCGACCTGTTGCTGGTGATCTTTTCGCTGACGCTGGCTGGAATTTTTCTTGTCCTCGCGGCCTACAAAGCGAGTTCGCCCTACAGCTTCATCGGAGCCGAGCGTGAACTGATCCAGATGGTCGCCTACGAACCGATGGTGCTGATGGCCGCCGTCGGCATGTACATGACCAGCGGCAGCTTTCGCGTCGATGACATTTTTGCCAACCCCGTCAATCCACTGAAGTTGATTCTGATTTTCGCCGGGTTTCTCTACATTCTGGAAATCAAGTTCCGCAAATCGCCATTTGACCTTTCGACTTCGCACCACGCCCATCAGGAACTGGTGAAAGGGATTACCACCGAATTCTCCGGCAAGATGCTGGCGCTGATCGAAATTGCCCACTGGTACGAGAACGTCGTCCTGTTCGCGTGGGTCGGTTTGTTCTTCGCCTTTAACCTGTGGGTCGCCGCCGCCGCCATGGTGCTGGTCTTCTTCTTTATGATTTTCGTCGACAACACCTTCGCCCGCCTGAAATGGCAGCTCGCGATCAAGAGCGCTTGGACGGTGACGCTGGTGCTGGCGGTAGCCAACCTGATTCTTTTAGCCCTTTGGAAATGA
- a CDS encoding NADP-dependent isocitrate dehydrogenase, with protein MNNKAKIIYTITDEAPALATQSLLPIIEAFTAAAGVTVEPRDISLAGRILAAFPDFLTEKQRVPDALTELGALTLQPEANIIKLPNISASMPQLKACIAELQSKGFKLPDYDDPSAKPRYDKIKGSAVNPVLREGNSDRRCAAAVKQYAKNNPHRMGAWSPDSKSVVSSMSANDFFGNEKSVTVPSATVAKIELVAADGSVTVLKDGLKLQAGEILDGTFLSANALRKFLTDQIAASKKAGVLFSLHMKATMMKVSDPIIFGHCVSVFFKPVFDKHAATFAKLSVNVNNGLGDLIAKIATLPTDQKAEIETDIAAVYQSAPDIAMVDSAKGITNLHVPSDIIIDASMPAAIRTSGQMWNKDGKQQDTNFIIPDRCYASIYAETIAFCKTHGAFDPRTMGSVANVGLMAQAAEEYGSHNKTFEIPANGTVRVSDGFGNVLFEHKVEKGDIWRACQAKDAPIRDWVKLAVTRARATGVPAIFWLDKNRAHDAQLIAKVEKYLKDHDTKGLELQIMSPEAATRLSLERAKAGLDTISVTGNVLRDYLTDLFPILELGTSAKMLSIVPLMNGGGMFETGAGGSAPKHVQQFLKENYLRWDSLGEFLALGVSLEHLATVFKNPKAQILADTLDAATAKFLQEDKSPARKVGELDNRGSHFYLALYWAEALAAQNKDAELKARFAPLAKALAENETKIIAELTAVQGKPVDVGGYYRPDAILVSAAMRPSKTFNAALAAL; from the coding sequence ATGAACAACAAAGCCAAAATCATCTACACCATTACCGACGAAGCCCCGGCTTTAGCCACACAATCCCTGCTTCCGATCATTGAAGCCTTCACCGCCGCCGCCGGTGTAACCGTCGAACCGCGCGACATTTCCCTTGCAGGCCGCATTCTAGCCGCCTTCCCCGACTTCCTGACCGAAAAACAGCGCGTTCCCGATGCGCTGACCGAGCTGGGCGCGCTGACCCTGCAACCGGAAGCCAACATCATCAAACTGCCGAACATTTCCGCCTCCATGCCGCAACTGAAAGCCTGCATCGCTGAACTCCAGTCCAAAGGCTTTAAACTGCCCGACTACGACGACCCGTCCGCCAAACCCCGCTACGACAAAATCAAAGGCAGCGCGGTCAATCCGGTTCTGCGCGAAGGCAACTCCGACCGCCGCTGCGCCGCCGCCGTCAAACAGTACGCCAAAAACAACCCGCACCGCATGGGCGCTTGGTCGCCGGATTCCAAATCCGTTGTCTCCAGCATGAGCGCCAACGATTTCTTCGGAAATGAAAAGTCGGTCACCGTTCCGTCAGCAACCGTCGCCAAAATCGAACTCGTCGCCGCCGACGGCAGCGTCACCGTTCTTAAGGACGGCCTGAAACTTCAGGCGGGCGAAATTCTTGACGGAACGTTCCTGAGCGCCAACGCGCTGCGTAAATTCCTGACGGACCAAATCGCCGCCTCGAAAAAAGCAGGCGTTCTCTTCTCTCTGCACATGAAGGCCACCATGATGAAAGTCTCCGACCCGATCATCTTCGGCCACTGCGTTTCCGTTTTCTTCAAACCGGTTTTTGACAAACATGCCGCCACCTTCGCCAAGCTGAGCGTCAACGTAAACAACGGTCTTGGCGACTTGATCGCCAAAATCGCAACCCTGCCCACTGATCAAAAAGCCGAGATCGAAACCGATATCGCCGCTGTCTATCAATCCGCGCCGGACATCGCCATGGTCGATTCCGCCAAAGGCATCACCAACCTCCATGTTCCGAGCGACATCATCATCGACGCCTCGATGCCCGCCGCCATCCGTACCTCCGGCCAGATGTGGAACAAGGACGGCAAACAGCAGGACACCAACTTTATTATTCCCGACCGCTGCTACGCCAGCATCTACGCCGAAACCATCGCCTTCTGCAAAACCCACGGCGCATTTGATCCGCGCACGATGGGCAGCGTGGCGAACGTCGGCCTCATGGCACAGGCCGCCGAAGAGTACGGCTCGCACAACAAGACCTTCGAAATTCCGGCAAACGGAACCGTTCGCGTCAGCGATGGCTTCGGTAACGTGCTGTTTGAGCACAAGGTTGAAAAAGGCGACATCTGGCGCGCCTGTCAGGCAAAAGACGCGCCGATCCGCGACTGGGTTAAGCTCGCCGTCACCCGCGCCCGCGCCACCGGCGTGCCGGCCATTTTCTGGCTCGATAAAAACCGCGCCCACGACGCCCAGCTCATCGCCAAGGTTGAAAAATATCTGAAAGACCACGACACAAAAGGTCTGGAACTTCAAATCATGTCGCCCGAAGCGGCGACCCGCCTTTCGCTCGAACGGGCCAAAGCCGGACTGGATACCATTTCCGTCACCGGCAACGTCCTGCGCGACTACCTCACCGACCTCTTCCCGATTCTGGAACTCGGCACCAGCGCCAAAATGCTCTCGATTGTTCCGCTAATGAACGGCGGCGGCATGTTTGAAACCGGCGCGGGCGGCTCCGCCCCGAAACACGTTCAGCAGTTCCTGAAAGAAAACTATCTGCGCTGGGACTCACTCGGCGAATTCCTCGCCCTCGGCGTATCACTCGAACATCTGGCGACGGTATTTAAAAATCCGAAGGCGCAAATTCTCGCCGACACACTCGACGCCGCTACCGCGAAATTTTTACAGGAAGACAAATCACCGGCCCGCAAAGTCGGCGAACTCGACAACCGCGGAAGCCACTTCTATCTCGCGCTCTACTGGGCCGAAGCGCTCGCCGCGCAAAATAAGGATGCGGAACTCAAAGCGCGCTTCGCCCCGCTCGCCAAAGCACTGGCGGAAAACGAAACAAAAATTATCGCGGAACTGACCGCCGTTCAGGGCAAGCCGGTCGATGTCGGCGGCTACTACCGCCCCGACGCAATACTCGTCTCCGCCGCCATGCGCCCGAGCAAGACGTTCAACGCGGCTCTCGCCGCGTTGTAG